A window of the Tachyglossus aculeatus isolate mTacAcu1 chromosome 2, mTacAcu1.pri, whole genome shotgun sequence genome harbors these coding sequences:
- the LOC119943660 gene encoding olfactory receptor 52D1-like: MFTSNGTRLHHSTFFLLGIPGLEASHIWISIPFGLVYLMALLGNFALLIIIKMEPSLHEPMYLFLCMLAGADLVICTTVVPKLLSLFWFNDREISFEGCLTQMFLIHSLSNMESGFFLIMAFDRYVAICHPLRHSAILTHSVVRGVGLAIFLRGTLLCSPHPFVLRWLPYCRSNIIAHTYCEFMALVKLACAETRVIQAYSLTLAFLTGGLDFLLIICSYVLILWAIFCLPSKDARLKTLGTCGSHVCMILVSYTPAFFSFLTHRFGHHIAPHIHIFVANIYILVPPMVNPIIYGVKTKRIREKVLRFLFPLKS; this comes from the coding sequence ATGTTCACTTCCAATGGTACCAGACTCCACCACTCGACCTTCTTCCTGCTTGGCATCCCGGGGCTGGAGGCCTCCCACATCTGGATCTCCATCCCCTTTGGCCTGGTCTACCTGATGGCCCTACTGGGGAACTTTgctcttctcatcatcattaaGATGGAACCCAGTCTCCATgagcccatgtacctcttcctctgcATGCTGGCAGGAGCCGACCTGGTCATCTGTACTACAGTGGTACCCAAGCTACTCAGCCTCTTCTGGTTCAATGACAGGGAGATCTCCTTTGAAGGCTGCCTCACCCAGATGTTCTTGATCCACTCTCTCTCCAACATGGAGTCTGGGTTCTTCCTGATCATGGCCTttgaccgctatgtggccatctgccacccgctGAGACATTCTGCCATCCTGACCCACTCGGTCGTCAGAGGGGTCGGGTTGGCTATCTTCCTCCGTGGGACCCTCCTGTGTAGCCCCCACCCCTTCGTGCTCAGGTGGCTTCCCTACTGTAGGAGCAACATCATTGCCCACACCTACTGCGAGTTCATGGCGTTAGTTAAGCTGGCTTGTGCTGAGACCCGGGTCATCCAGGCCTACAGCCTCACTCTCGCCTTCCTCACAGGTGGCTTGGACTTCCTGCTGATCATCTGTTCTTACGTCCTCATCCTCTGGGCCATTTTCTGCCTCCCTTCCAAGGACGCCCGGCTCAAGACCCTGGGGACCTGCGGCTCCCACGTCTGTATGATCTTGGTGTCCTACACCCcggccttcttctccttcctcacacACAGGTTTGGGCACCACATCGCCCCCCACATCCACATCTTTGTGGCCAACATCTACATCCTGGTGCCCCCTATGGTGAATCCCATCATCTATGGGGTGAAGACCAAGAGGATCCGTGAGAAAGTCCTCAGGTTCCTCTTCCCCTTAAAGTCCTGA